The Bacillus vallismortis genome window below encodes:
- a CDS encoding acetoin reductase: MSKTAIVTGSAGGLGRGIAERLCKDGFRVVLHDINGALLNETVSDFKEKHFHVIGVRGDVSKRENQFNLVKEAADQFGRLDVFVNNAGIEAVSPFLEITEEQLNRLFQVNVNGVVFGTQAAADQFMKQKTKGKIINACSIAGHESFEMLGTYSATKHAVKSFTHTAAKELAKYKITVNAYCPGVAKTKMWDRIDEEMVKHSDDLQPGEAFEKFSSEIALKRYQIPEDVANLVSFLASDASDYITGQAILTDGGLVYR; the protein is encoded by the coding sequence ATGTCCAAGACAGCGATAGTTACAGGTTCAGCAGGCGGATTAGGGAGAGGCATCGCAGAAAGACTATGTAAAGATGGTTTTCGTGTAGTGCTGCATGATATCAATGGAGCACTGCTGAATGAAACGGTTTCAGATTTCAAAGAGAAACACTTTCATGTGATTGGGGTTAGAGGGGATGTATCGAAGCGTGAAAACCAATTCAATTTGGTTAAAGAAGCAGCAGATCAGTTTGGCCGCTTAGATGTTTTTGTAAACAATGCGGGTATTGAGGCTGTTTCTCCATTTTTGGAAATCACAGAAGAACAACTGAATAGATTGTTTCAGGTTAACGTGAATGGAGTTGTCTTTGGCACTCAAGCAGCCGCTGATCAGTTCATGAAACAAAAAACAAAGGGGAAAATCATTAACGCATGCAGTATAGCTGGTCACGAGTCATTTGAAATGCTGGGCACATATTCAGCGACGAAGCATGCGGTGAAGTCTTTTACACATACAGCTGCTAAAGAGCTGGCAAAGTATAAAATAACGGTGAATGCTTATTGCCCCGGAGTCGCAAAAACAAAAATGTGGGACAGAATTGATGAAGAAATGGTAAAACACAGTGATGACCTGCAGCCAGGGGAAGCTTTTGAAAAATTTTCTTCGGAAATAGCCCTGAAAAGATATCAAATCCCCGAAGATGTTGCTAATCTAGTGTCATTCTTAGCTTCAGATGCCTCTGATTACATTACCGGTCAAGCCATATTAACTGATGGCGGTCTAGTTTATAGATGA
- a CDS encoding DUF4944 domain-containing protein encodes MRKKNNKKWLLLMTVFLVICIVSIFVIMSENKVKYEGSGKSGIWVSNLEKSDKTSIGPNYFLNLYWQGSKKDEKRTVVEKITLYIDGKKYDDREDYDLSEYTGEEMPDGGYMEDHIATFDFMPEEEVIGHDLVVKVEWKTGEKKQTEEMKLHKKSWY; translated from the coding sequence ATGAGAAAAAAGAACAATAAAAAATGGCTATTGCTGATGACTGTATTTTTGGTGATCTGCATCGTATCAATCTTTGTAATAATGTCAGAAAACAAAGTAAAATATGAGGGCAGCGGAAAAAGCGGAATATGGGTTTCTAACCTTGAAAAATCAGATAAAACTTCAATTGGTCCTAATTACTTTTTGAATTTGTACTGGCAGGGAAGTAAGAAGGACGAAAAAAGAACTGTTGTTGAAAAAATCACTTTATACATAGATGGTAAAAAATATGATGACAGAGAAGATTATGATTTATCAGAGTATACAGGTGAAGAAATGCCAGATGGAGGTTATATGGAAGACCACATCGCTACCTTTGATTTTATGCCTGAAGAGGAAGTAATAGGACATGATCTAGTAGTTAAAGTGGAGTGGAAGACCGGGGAGAAAAAACAAACAGAAGAAATGAAATTACATAAGAAATCATGGTATTAA
- a CDS encoding YoaK family protein, whose amino-acid sequence MTAAAYRNTLLSLLCLTAGIVDVIGYLSLGHVFTANMTGNIVLLGLAIGKSLEVTVFNSLTALIGFICGVVISTLMVGKAENTLWPTAVTKALALEAFILFVFACLSFYSAFVPVYILIILMSISMGIQTIAAKKLGIAGISSTVLTGTLASLLEDLSGRLFFKKQKKTFLRDAVLRALAIILYCVGAIIVAFAEPDFYDIIIWVPIVLIFGIMMTAKLKLSGEK is encoded by the coding sequence TTGACTGCAGCAGCTTATCGAAACACCTTGCTTTCACTTTTATGTTTAACAGCTGGAATCGTGGATGTAATCGGGTATTTAAGTCTGGGACATGTGTTCACAGCGAATATGACTGGAAATATTGTATTGTTGGGGTTAGCGATCGGCAAATCCCTTGAGGTCACAGTTTTTAATTCTTTGACCGCGCTAATCGGATTTATATGTGGCGTGGTTATTTCAACACTGATGGTCGGAAAGGCAGAAAATACCCTGTGGCCTACTGCGGTGACAAAAGCGCTTGCGCTTGAAGCTTTCATTTTGTTTGTCTTTGCTTGTCTTTCTTTTTATTCGGCTTTTGTTCCTGTATACATCCTTATTATTCTCATGAGCATATCGATGGGGATTCAAACAATAGCAGCTAAAAAGCTGGGGATCGCAGGTATTTCTTCAACTGTGTTGACCGGAACACTGGCTTCTCTTTTAGAGGATTTGTCCGGCCGTTTGTTTTTTAAGAAGCAGAAGAAGACATTTTTAAGAGATGCTGTGTTAAGAGCGCTGGCTATTATCTTATATTGTGTGGGGGCTATTATTGTGGCTTTCGCTGAGCCTGATTTTTATGACATCATCATTTGGGTTCCGATCGTGCTGATATTTGGCATCATGATGACAGCTAAGTTGAAACTGAGCGGGGAAAAATAA
- a CDS encoding VanW family protein: MIQIWITGLLLLAQPSEPPDSLTVTQQGRTIATVTRENFTMPLPGTPMIDHEKYRKLIEQLDQEIYREPANAVLNEQGSIVPGRVGYRLYQQAFKEKFYAYFYGHGPSKVEVPELNIYPKVDSELLAHISTHQLGQYVTYFNSNNKSRSHNISLSAKAINNHVVFPNETFSFNQVVGMRTQDKGYKSAPIIVKGELSEGVGGGICQVSSTLFNAVDRAGMRIVQRYSHSRSVPYVPSGRDATVSWGGPDFLFKNQYNQPILIRAKRYGGSMIVTLYSSDMINNKLRKVPKAPSQIPKEINAERQ, from the coding sequence CGGACGATAGCTACTGTTACCCGTGAAAACTTTACAATGCCTCTTCCTGGTACTCCAATGATTGACCATGAAAAATACCGTAAATTGATCGAACAGCTGGATCAGGAAATTTACCGGGAGCCGGCTAATGCTGTGCTTAACGAACAGGGAAGCATTGTCCCGGGCAGGGTTGGTTACAGACTTTATCAACAGGCGTTTAAGGAAAAGTTTTATGCCTATTTCTATGGCCATGGCCCCTCCAAGGTAGAAGTGCCGGAATTGAACATATATCCGAAAGTTGACAGCGAGCTGCTTGCTCACATCAGTACACATCAGCTCGGTCAGTACGTAACGTATTTTAATTCGAACAATAAAAGCCGTTCACACAATATTTCTCTTTCTGCAAAAGCGATTAACAATCATGTTGTTTTCCCTAATGAGACGTTTTCGTTTAATCAAGTTGTTGGGATGAGAACTCAAGACAAAGGATACAAGAGTGCACCCATTATCGTTAAAGGTGAGTTGTCTGAAGGTGTAGGCGGAGGAATTTGCCAGGTATCTTCAACACTATTTAATGCAGTCGATCGTGCGGGGATGCGAATCGTTCAGCGCTATTCTCATTCAAGAAGCGTACCATATGTTCCGTCCGGACGTGATGCGACAGTAAGCTGGGGAGGTCCAGACTTTCTCTTTAAAAACCAATATAACCAGCCAATATTAATTCGGGCAAAACGGTATGGAGGGAGTATGATTGTTACGTTGTACTCTTCTGATATGATCAATAACAAACTGAGAAAAGTCCCTAAAGCGCCATCTCAAATACCGAAAGAAATAAATGCCGAGCGGCAATAG
- a CDS encoding polysaccharide lyase family 1 protein yields MKRFCLWFAVFSLFLVLLPGKAFGAVDFPNTSTNGLLGFAGNAKNEKGISKASTTGGKNGQIVYIQNVNDLKNHLGGSTPKILVLQNDLSASSKTTVTIGSNKTLVGSYAKKTLKNIYLTTSSASGNVIFQNLTFEHSPQINGNNDIQLYLDSGINYWIDHVTFSGHSYSASGSDLDKLLYIGKSADYITISNSKFANHKYGLILGYPDDSQHQYDGYPHMTIANNYFENLYVRGPGLMRYGYFHVKNNYSNNFNQAITIATKAKIYSEYNYFGKGSEKGGILDDKGTGYFKDTGSYPSLNKQTSPLTSWNPGSNYSYRVQTPQYTKEFVTKYAGSQSTTLVFGY; encoded by the coding sequence CTGAAACGATTTTGTTTATGGTTCGCCGTGTTTAGTTTGTTTTTGGTTCTCTTGCCTGGAAAAGCGTTTGGAGCTGTCGATTTTCCAAACACCTCAACGAATGGCCTTTTAGGATTTGCCGGAAATGCTAAAAATGAAAAAGGCATTTCTAAAGCGAGCACAACGGGCGGAAAAAACGGCCAGATTGTTTACATTCAAAACGTTAATGATTTAAAAAACCATCTAGGAGGATCAACTCCGAAAATTTTAGTTCTTCAGAATGATCTTTCCGCATCTTCGAAAACAACAGTCACCATTGGCTCAAATAAAACACTCGTAGGCTCTTACGCGAAAAAAACGCTGAAAAATATTTATTTAACAACTTCATCTGCTTCTGGAAACGTCATTTTTCAAAATCTGACGTTTGAACACAGTCCGCAGATTAACGGAAATAATGATATCCAGCTTTATTTAGATTCCGGCATCAACTATTGGATTGACCACGTCACATTTTCGGGCCACAGCTATAGCGCAAGCGGAAGTGATTTGGACAAGCTCCTGTATATCGGAAAATCAGCAGATTATATCACAATCAGCAACTCAAAATTCGCGAATCATAAATACGGTTTGATTTTGGGATACCCTGACGATTCACAGCATCAATATGACGGCTATCCCCACATGACAATCGCTAATAATTATTTTGAGAATTTGTATGTAAGAGGCCCGGGCCTCATGAGATACGGATACTTTCATGTTAAAAACAATTACAGCAACAACTTTAACCAAGCGATTACCATTGCCACAAAAGCAAAAATATATTCCGAATATAACTACTTTGGGAAAGGCAGTGAAAAAGGCGGAATCCTCGATGACAAGGGCACTGGCTATTTCAAGGATACAGGCAGCTACCCGTCTTTAAACAAGCAAACCTCTCCGCTTACTTCCTGGAATCCCGGATCTAACTATAGCTACCGTGTCCAAACGCCGCAGTATACAAAAGAATTTGTCACGAAATATGCCGGATCACAGAGCACAACACTGGTATTTGGCTACTGA